The following are encoded in a window of Fretibacter rubidus genomic DNA:
- a CDS encoding glutathione S-transferase family protein produces MKLHYNPISPYARKAMIFARIHGLDVLVVDAKADGIRGYTNGLNPLGKIPALELDDGRVLFDSVVICDYFDSLSNTPLLSDDRDTRFSQKTLHALGDGLSDAVYNYRYEIAREETLHCAPMLERHTTAMVMGISHLNDIIETLGTGWSYGNIAIICALDYMTYRAPHVDWAGLSPALAIWHSAFKSEAAYVDSYAYPMAK; encoded by the coding sequence ATGAAATTACACTATAATCCTATATCACCCTATGCCCGCAAAGCGATGATTTTCGCCCGTATTCACGGATTGGATGTCTTGGTTGTTGACGCGAAAGCCGACGGCATACGCGGCTATACAAACGGACTAAACCCGCTAGGTAAGATTCCTGCGCTAGAGCTTGATGACGGCAGAGTGTTGTTTGATAGTGTTGTCATTTGTGATTACTTTGACAGCCTGTCAAACACCCCTTTGCTGTCTGACGACCGTGACACGCGGTTTTCTCAGAAAACGTTGCATGCGCTGGGCGACGGCCTGTCTGATGCAGTTTACAATTACCGTTACGAAATTGCGCGCGAGGAAACATTGCACTGCGCGCCGATGTTAGAGCGTCATACGACGGCCATGGTCATGGGAATATCGCATCTAAATGACATCATAGAGACTCTTGGCACGGGATGGAGCTACGGTAATATCGCGATTATCTGTGCTTTGGATTACATGACATATCGCGCGCCGCATGTTGACTGGGCGGGATTATCGCCAGCTTTGGCGATATGGCATTCAGCTTTCAAATCTGAAGCCGCCTATGTGGATAGCTATGCTTATCCGATGGCAAAATAA
- a CDS encoding amidohydrolase family protein yields the protein MSKTMKTFTTSITVALLLGSALPALAQDVLIKDAKVVTNTAAGIIEAGDVLVRNGKIAQVAADIPTPDGVTMLDGTGKWVTPGLFAPYSQIGLVEISLESSTNDIRGRESKTSVSDRAVDSFNPKTPVMGNTRVEGITHIASVPGTGMNIFGGTGLIANTSGQFDSIENTDAFISVELGAGGASTAGGSRAAALSQFRAALNDAAAYPARYDGPEDGDMLSRRDAGALFQAARGGMPFLISASRASDLMTIIDLKKEFKIDIVVVGAAEAWMVADELAAAGIKVMVDPHENLPRSFDAVGAREDNILILDAAGVDYAVMTSTADLSHNVRVLSQHAGNAVGTGLSWDKAFASISSTPAKWFGGTSGDLSVGSDATLVIWDGDPLEVTTGAEAVYIDGVSQDMNSRQKLLSDRYNPTNTDARPHKYR from the coding sequence ATGAGCAAGACAATGAAAACATTCACGACCTCAATCACGGTCGCCCTACTTCTAGGTTCAGCGCTCCCTGCTCTCGCGCAGGACGTCTTAATTAAAGACGCGAAAGTCGTCACGAATACAGCGGCAGGTATCATTGAGGCCGGCGATGTGCTGGTTCGTAATGGCAAGATTGCGCAAGTCGCGGCAGACATTCCGACGCCAGATGGTGTTACTATGCTTGACGGGACAGGCAAATGGGTCACGCCGGGTCTCTTTGCCCCCTACTCCCAAATCGGTCTTGTCGAAATCAGCCTTGAATCATCCACTAACGATATTCGAGGCCGCGAAAGCAAAACATCAGTCAGTGACCGCGCCGTTGATAGCTTCAACCCCAAAACACCTGTTATGGGCAATACACGGGTCGAAGGCATCACCCATATCGCCTCTGTTCCCGGTACGGGCATGAACATCTTTGGCGGCACGGGGCTTATTGCTAACACGTCAGGTCAGTTTGATAGCATTGAAAATACCGACGCTTTTATCTCAGTCGAGTTGGGGGCTGGCGGAGCCAGCACAGCGGGCGGGTCGCGCGCGGCGGCACTGTCGCAATTTCGCGCGGCGTTAAATGATGCAGCTGCCTACCCCGCCCGTTACGACGGGCCCGAGGACGGCGATATGTTATCCCGCCGTGACGCAGGCGCATTGTTCCAAGCTGCCCGTGGCGGTATGCCATTTCTAATCTCGGCCAGTCGGGCATCTGATTTAATGACGATTATTGATCTTAAAAAGGAGTTCAAGATTGACATCGTCGTCGTCGGTGCCGCTGAAGCGTGGATGGTAGCAGACGAGCTTGCGGCGGCGGGCATAAAGGTCATGGTTGACCCGCATGAAAACCTACCGCGCAGTTTTGACGCCGTAGGCGCGCGCGAGGATAATATCCTCATCCTTGACGCCGCCGGCGTTGACTATGCCGTGATGACCAGCACGGCAGACTTATCGCATAATGTGCGTGTGCTGTCCCAACATGCGGGTAACGCCGTTGGAACAGGTCTGTCATGGGATAAGGCCTTTGCCTCAATCTCATCCACCCCAGCCAAATGGTTTGGCGGCACATCAGGTGATTTGTCAGTCGGCAGTGACGCTACGCTAGTTATCTGGGACGGTGACCCGTTGGAAGTTACGACAGGCGCCGAAGCGGTTTATATTGACGGCGTATCGCAAGATATGAATAGCCGTCAAAAACTGCTGAGCGATCGCTATAACCCAACCAACACAGACGCGCGGCCTCATAAATACCGATAA
- a CDS encoding amidohydrolase encodes MKTTLKLTLLGAVIVGLAACGNETTTKKDNDSDADKAPAFASTYQPLPSETTLITNARIYDGIGGFIENGSVLITDGRITAIGTDIDGGNADVTVDAKGRYVTPGIIDIHSHLGNYPSPGIRAHSDGNEVTSPVTSEVDAEHGVWPQDPGFDEALAGGTTTLHVLPGSANLFGGRGVTLRNVPARTVQGMKFPDAPDTLKMACGENPKRVYGNKGGPGSRMGNVAGYRKNWIKATEYKEKRDKGGDGFKRDLQLETLADVIDGKILVQMHCYRADEMAQIIDIAKEFDYKVTTFHHAIESYKIADLLKENDVCSAMWADWYGFKAEAYDTIRENVPFVHAAGACAMIHSDDAYGIQRLNQEVAKAWSDGNRAGLDISRADAWMWLTSNPAKALGIDDETGSLEVGKRADIVLWNAEPFSTYARPETVMIDGAVVLDRNSGLKPKSDFRLGQPGPLSFGNAAGGN; translated from the coding sequence ATGAAAACGACTTTGAAATTGACCCTATTGGGCGCGGTTATTGTGGGCCTAGCGGCATGCGGTAACGAAACAACCACGAAAAAGGATAACGACAGCGATGCTGACAAAGCTCCTGCCTTTGCTTCGACCTATCAACCGCTTCCGTCTGAGACGACGCTAATCACTAATGCGCGCATTTATGACGGCATCGGTGGGTTCATTGAAAATGGCTCTGTCCTAATTACTGACGGCCGCATAACGGCGATTGGCACTGATATTGACGGCGGCAATGCTGACGTGACAGTGGATGCAAAAGGTCGTTATGTGACGCCTGGAATTATTGATATTCACTCCCACCTCGGGAATTATCCCTCCCCCGGCATTCGCGCGCATAGTGACGGTAATGAAGTCACGAGCCCCGTCACATCAGAAGTGGACGCAGAACACGGCGTATGGCCCCAAGATCCAGGATTTGACGAAGCCCTGGCAGGCGGCACGACAACACTGCACGTCCTTCCCGGTTCAGCCAATTTGTTTGGCGGTCGCGGCGTGACCCTGCGCAATGTCCCTGCCCGCACGGTTCAAGGCATGAAGTTTCCAGATGCGCCCGATACGCTTAAAATGGCCTGTGGTGAAAACCCGAAACGCGTTTACGGGAACAAAGGTGGTCCTGGCTCTCGCATGGGTAATGTCGCGGGTTACCGTAAAAACTGGATCAAGGCGACGGAGTATAAAGAGAAACGCGACAAAGGCGGTGACGGCTTCAAGCGTGATTTACAACTCGAAACACTCGCTGATGTTATTGACGGCAAAATCCTTGTTCAAATGCATTGCTACCGCGCGGATGAGATGGCCCAAATCATAGATATCGCCAAGGAATTTGACTATAAAGTTACGACATTCCACCACGCGATTGAAAGCTATAAAATCGCTGATTTGCTGAAAGAAAACGATGTATGCTCGGCAATGTGGGCGGATTGGTACGGGTTTAAAGCCGAAGCTTACGACACAATTCGTGAGAACGTTCCTTTTGTCCATGCCGCTGGCGCCTGCGCGATGATCCATTCTGATGATGCTTACGGTATTCAGCGCCTCAACCAAGAAGTCGCCAAAGCCTGGTCTGATGGTAACCGCGCAGGTCTTGATATCTCTCGCGCGGATGCGTGGATGTGGTTGACGTCAAACCCTGCAAAAGCGCTCGGCATTGATGACGAAACAGGGTCTTTGGAGGTTGGAAAGCGAGCGGACATTGTGCTCTGGAACGCAGAACCGTTCTCGACCTATGCGCGGCCCGAAACCGTTATGATTGACGGCGCTGTTGTTCTTGACCGTAACAGCGGCTTGAAGCCGAAAAGTGATTTCCGCCTCGGACAGCCCGGGCCATTGAGCTTTGGCAATGCAGCGGGAGGCAATTAA
- a CDS encoding ABC transporter permease has product MRFLDPFQQALVSLAERPVRSALTSLGIIIGVASVFAMLTLGEVAETEMEKAFDTVGARTIYVGAQRPDSRASQSRPVFSFSEADVAALRGIRNVTAVTGTLRVSVKSVAALGDDISATVTGIDLDYPLLQEDELTDGEMISQYDLDSAAPVAVISRGIVKRLFKDQYALGQTLKINGVEFRVKGIVSSGNGDGTSARESYIWIPIGLARQKLVGGDKFVHKHVNSIEVLGEAGANFDQIESTIDQILRQRRNIGINDAPDFSMFSLRSMRAESAKAINMIGYILAAMGSIALLVGGIGVMNVMLMTVSERTSEIGLRMAMGAFESDIMWQFLIESAMLCLLSGFIGIGLGYGVIALINMGLDGDFSINPSLAVGFYSLLAAMFIGVIFGFFPARRAAKMLPIDALRHE; this is encoded by the coding sequence ATGCGATTCTTAGATCCCTTCCAACAAGCGCTCGTGTCGCTCGCCGAGCGTCCTGTGCGGTCCGCCCTGACATCTCTTGGTATTATAATTGGTGTTGCGTCAGTTTTTGCCATGCTGACCTTAGGCGAAGTCGCAGAAACGGAAATGGAAAAGGCATTTGATACCGTTGGCGCTCGCACGATTTATGTCGGCGCGCAGCGGCCCGATAGTCGCGCCTCTCAAAGCCGCCCCGTTTTTAGCTTTTCAGAAGCAGATGTCGCTGCACTACGGGGTATTCGAAATGTGACGGCTGTTACAGGCACTCTTAGAGTATCGGTTAAAAGTGTTGCCGCCCTAGGTGATGATATTTCGGCGACTGTAACCGGGATTGATCTCGACTACCCGCTTTTGCAAGAGGACGAACTAACTGATGGCGAGATGATATCTCAATATGATTTAGACAGCGCCGCGCCCGTCGCGGTTATCAGTCGGGGTATCGTCAAGCGATTGTTCAAAGACCAATATGCCTTGGGACAAACTCTAAAAATCAACGGTGTCGAGTTTCGCGTGAAAGGCATCGTCAGTAGCGGCAATGGCGACGGCACATCAGCGCGTGAGAGCTATATCTGGATACCCATTGGCCTTGCGCGACAAAAACTGGTTGGCGGCGATAAATTTGTCCATAAACACGTCAATAGCATTGAAGTCCTCGGCGAAGCTGGCGCTAATTTTGATCAAATCGAAAGCACGATTGATCAAATACTCAGGCAACGCAGAAACATTGGCATTAATGATGCCCCTGATTTTAGTATGTTTAGCTTACGCTCCATGCGCGCAGAATCAGCCAAAGCCATCAATATGATTGGCTATATTCTCGCGGCTATGGGCTCTATTGCTTTGCTGGTCGGCGGTATTGGCGTGATGAATGTTATGCTGATGACAGTATCAGAACGCACAAGTGAAATTGGCTTGCGTATGGCCATGGGCGCGTTTGAGAGTGACATCATGTGGCAGTTCCTAATTGAATCCGCCATGCTTTGCTTACTCAGCGGCTTTATCGGCATTGGTCTGGGTTACGGTGTGATTGCCCTCATTAACATGGGGCTAGACGGTGACTTCAGTATAAACCCTAGCCTTGCAGTCGGATTTTATTCGCTTCTGGCGGCCATGTTTATTGGCGTAATATTTGGGTTTTTCCCAGCAAGGCGGGCCGCTAAAATGCTCCCGATTGACGCGCTTCGGCATGAATAA
- a CDS encoding GMC oxidoreductase, which translates to MDFDAIVIGSGISGGWVAKELCERGLKVCVLERGSEFDPMRDMSDNLDPWETPFADRVSEAEIEEDYPIQGRTYAFKDSTKHLWIKDSEHPYVRTDGTTFNWRRGGKVGGKSHMWARASYRLAPYDFAVNAEDGEGVDWPVRYDDIAPWYDYVEKFAGISGGRDGLAQLPDGKHFLPPFDLTCAEKDLQKSLSQLYPERSLIIGRVANLTRATDDHTAVGRGQCQARNRCYHGCSYGGYFSSTSATLPAAKATGKLTLIPNAIVSKLILDPKSQRISAVQVRDTKTGLGTTYRSNIVFLNASAIASAMILLNSASEDRPTGLANRSDQVGRNLMDHLGGSRVQARVPGHLDKYYYGRRPIGGYIPRYRNFPARDQDYKRGWGYQVYSSRGGGTGRRPGVGDEFKTANRTPGDWTIMLDAFGEVLPRADNRVTLHKTKTDKWGHPIANINFQLSENDKVLMQAAHNDAIEMLRAAGFDNIIENQKPGTDMKGVNGRIHEMGTARMGRDPSTSVLNKLNQAHDIANLFITDGSFMASSAVQNPSLSYMAFSARAAHHAADLLEAGVL; encoded by the coding sequence ATGGATTTTGATGCAATTGTTATTGGTTCAGGTATTTCGGGCGGCTGGGTTGCCAAAGAATTGTGCGAGCGTGGACTAAAAGTCTGTGTCCTAGAGCGGGGGAGTGAATTTGATCCAATGCGGGATATGTCAGATAACCTCGACCCATGGGAAACGCCCTTTGCTGACCGCGTTTCAGAGGCGGAAATTGAGGAAGATTACCCTATTCAAGGTCGCACTTATGCGTTCAAAGACAGCACAAAGCACCTCTGGATAAAAGATAGCGAGCACCCTTACGTTCGCACAGACGGCACGACATTTAACTGGCGGCGCGGCGGCAAAGTTGGCGGTAAGTCCCACATGTGGGCGCGGGCAAGTTACCGCTTGGCTCCTTATGATTTCGCGGTCAATGCAGAGGACGGTGAGGGCGTCGACTGGCCCGTGCGTTATGATGATATCGCCCCGTGGTATGACTATGTTGAAAAATTTGCAGGGATATCAGGCGGACGTGACGGCCTTGCGCAACTGCCAGATGGAAAGCACTTTCTCCCGCCGTTTGATCTGACCTGCGCTGAAAAAGATTTGCAAAAGTCATTGAGCCAACTTTATCCAGAGCGGTCTTTAATTATTGGACGGGTCGCAAATTTGACTCGCGCGACTGATGACCACACAGCCGTAGGGCGGGGACAATGCCAAGCGCGCAACCGCTGTTATCATGGCTGCTCTTACGGCGGGTATTTCTCATCAACATCGGCGACTTTACCTGCTGCGAAAGCGACAGGAAAATTGACCCTCATCCCTAATGCGATAGTTTCTAAGCTGATCCTTGACCCGAAATCCCAGCGTATTTCCGCCGTGCAGGTGAGAGATACCAAGACAGGCCTGGGCACAACATATCGTAGCAATATCGTTTTTCTAAATGCCTCTGCCATAGCGTCGGCCATGATTTTGCTTAACTCGGCATCCGAGGACCGGCCCACTGGGCTGGCTAATCGTTCAGACCAAGTCGGACGAAATCTAATGGATCATCTAGGTGGGTCACGGGTGCAGGCGCGTGTGCCGGGGCATCTTGATAAATACTATTATGGTCGCCGGCCCATTGGCGGCTACATCCCGCGTTACCGTAATTTCCCCGCTCGCGATCAAGACTATAAACGCGGCTGGGGATATCAAGTCTATTCCAGTCGAGGCGGCGGGACGGGCCGTCGTCCCGGGGTTGGCGATGAATTTAAAACGGCCAATCGCACACCAGGGGACTGGACAATCATGCTAGATGCTTTTGGCGAAGTTCTGCCGCGTGCGGATAATCGCGTTACGCTGCATAAAACCAAGACGGATAAATGGGGACATCCCATTGCCAATATCAATTTCCAGCTTAGCGAAAATGACAAAGTCTTGATGCAAGCCGCACACAATGACGCGATAGAGATGCTCCGTGCGGCGGGTTTTGATAACATTATTGAGAACCAAAAACCCGGGACAGATATGAAGGGCGTCAATGGCCGCATTCACGAAATGGGCACAGCCCGCATGGGCCGCGACCCGTCAACATCTGTGTTGAATAAACTCAATCAAGCCCATGATATTGCTAATTTATTTATTACAGACGGGTCTTTTATGGCGTCATCCGCCGTGCAAAATCCGTCGCTTAGCTATATGGCTTTTTCTGCCCGAGCAGCGCATCACGCGGCTGATTTACTCGAGGCGGGGGTGCTTTAA
- a CDS encoding MmcQ/YjbR family DNA-binding protein, translated as MTVDEYNIFCETLPATHYVQQWGGAHVWKIRPKFFAAAWDDADGLRITFKATDMGYEIMRDMPGLRPAPYMASRGMTWIQHYAAPGLDDDNLKTHIKASYDMVVAKLTRKQRAELGIEG; from the coding sequence ATGACGGTTGATGAGTACAACATCTTTTGCGAGACCCTCCCTGCGACGCATTATGTGCAGCAATGGGGCGGGGCGCATGTTTGGAAAATTAGGCCTAAGTTTTTTGCTGCTGCTTGGGATGATGCAGATGGTTTGCGGATTACGTTTAAAGCCACAGACATGGGATATGAGATCATGCGCGATATGCCGGGGCTACGTCCTGCGCCCTATATGGCATCGCGCGGCATGACGTGGATACAGCATTACGCCGCACCTGGGCTAGATGATGATAATTTGAAAACCCATATCAAAGCGTCCTATGATATGGTCGTGGCTAAGCTGACGCGAAAGCAGCGCGCAGAATTAGGCATAGAGGGTTAA
- a CDS encoding MBL fold metallo-hydrolase — protein MKPRLRVTILGCGSSGGVPRVGGDWGFCDPEEPKNRRTRCSILVEQWTEEGGSTVDNCTTVLIDTSPDLREQLLNAGTQRLDAVLYTHDHADQVHGLDDLRALAYRMRKRIPAYMDEHTKGNVFNRFGYCFEIPEGRVHPPIMELQPLIKDGDNIKIDGPGGVISFGVLGLSHGPTPSLGFMLNDRIVYTPDVHDIAPDVLSRIDRPDYWIIDALRYLENPTHAHADKALRWLATTQTKHGVFTNMHIDLDYNVLSKEILPAQSVAYDGMEIML, from the coding sequence ATGAAACCTAGACTGCGTGTGACAATACTCGGTTGCGGGTCATCGGGCGGTGTGCCGCGCGTGGGCGGCGATTGGGGTTTTTGCGACCCTGAAGAGCCCAAAAACCGGCGTACGCGCTGCTCAATACTTGTTGAACAATGGACAGAAGAGGGCGGCTCGACAGTGGATAATTGCACAACAGTGCTGATTGATACGTCACCAGACCTGCGCGAACAGCTCTTAAATGCGGGCACTCAACGCCTTGATGCAGTGCTTTACACCCATGATCATGCCGATCAAGTCCACGGGCTGGATGATCTTCGCGCGCTGGCATACCGTATGCGAAAACGTATCCCAGCCTATATGGATGAGCACACAAAAGGCAATGTTTTCAATCGTTTCGGCTATTGTTTTGAGATACCAGAAGGCCGCGTCCATCCACCCATAATGGAGCTCCAACCGCTGATTAAAGACGGCGATAACATCAAAATTGACGGCCCCGGTGGCGTGATTTCCTTTGGTGTGCTCGGATTATCACACGGCCCGACACCGTCGCTGGGCTTCATGCTCAACGACCGCATCGTCTATACACCAGACGTTCACGATATTGCGCCTGATGTCCTGTCACGTATCGACCGTCCAGATTACTGGATTATTGACGCGCTACGCTACCTAGAGAACCCAACACACGCCCACGCCGACAAAGCGCTACGCTGGCTCGCCACGACGCAAACCAAACACGGCGTCTTCACAAATATGCATATTGATTTAGATTATAATGTGCTGAGCAAAGAGATATTGCCAGCCCAAAGCGTGGCTTACGATGGTATGGAAATAATGCTATAA
- a CDS encoding DEAD/DEAH box helicase gives MTATNDPTEIPADAPVTVTFKELGLDPKIIKALDDMGYEKPTPIQARAIPYAMEGKDVLGIAQTGTGKTGAFVLPTVHKMAKGRARARMPRCLIVCPTRELAAQVAENVELYGKYLKLEMALLIGGVSFAEQDRKLMRGVDVLIATPGRLLDQFERGKILLTGVQTLVVDEADRMLDMGFIPDIEKIFNLTPFTRQVLFFSATMPAEIKRLVDQFLHQPATVQIARKNMTAKTVTQRIVRLPNSDAKVKRTALRWIIDNSDVDNAIVFCNRKRDVDIVAKSLTKHGHSAEPIHGDLAQSLRTETLERFKNGEIKVLVASDVAARGLDVPSVSHVFNYDVPGHAEDYVHRIGRTGRAGRKGDTVMFVARLDQKNYEAILHMIKVDEIEEMEIPGLEDFQKEDKSRGRKGGRGAKGGRGDKGGRSGGRDSKRRSSGGRDRNYGEKEREIKKHEAAKSKAEDMVSDDKPKRSVAKDDSRRRKAPPGRKKAPTGKAEKTAPVETTASEAPAKTSGRRKAPARRKAPSRSGSTENTSKETSAKNQSTEDSKRAPKRGSRKAPDGNSDKRDSKSSTNHRDKKQSRDTNQTEKRQDGHAKKSNSRSEPAKAKPARTREDQARENDRQNKRRGRGQDKGGKSSVSGFGDDMPAFFKTPLK, from the coding sequence TTGACCGCAACTAACGACCCCACAGAGATTCCCGCCGACGCCCCCGTAACAGTGACCTTTAAGGAACTGGGCCTCGATCCTAAAATCATAAAAGCCCTAGACGATATGGGCTACGAAAAGCCGACGCCGATTCAAGCGCGTGCCATTCCCTATGCCATGGAAGGCAAAGATGTACTTGGCATTGCCCAAACGGGCACAGGCAAAACCGGCGCCTTCGTTCTGCCGACAGTTCATAAAATGGCCAAGGGTCGCGCCCGTGCGCGCATGCCGCGCTGCCTTATCGTTTGCCCGACGCGTGAATTGGCTGCGCAAGTGGCTGAGAATGTTGAGCTTTACGGCAAATATCTAAAGCTTGAAATGGCGCTGCTAATTGGTGGTGTGTCATTCGCTGAACAAGACCGCAAGCTTATGCGCGGCGTTGACGTCCTCATCGCGACGCCCGGCCGGTTGCTTGATCAATTTGAGCGCGGTAAAATTTTGCTGACGGGTGTGCAAACCCTCGTGGTCGATGAAGCTGACCGTATGCTCGATATGGGTTTCATTCCCGATATTGAAAAAATCTTCAATCTGACACCCTTTACGCGCCAAGTACTGTTCTTTTCAGCCACGATGCCAGCAGAGATCAAACGCCTTGTTGATCAGTTCTTGCATCAGCCAGCCACAGTTCAGATCGCGCGTAAAAATATGACGGCTAAGACCGTCACGCAACGTATTGTGCGTCTGCCTAATTCTGATGCCAAAGTGAAACGCACGGCGCTACGTTGGATTATTGATAACTCCGATGTTGATAATGCGATTGTATTTTGCAACCGCAAACGTGACGTCGATATCGTTGCCAAATCCCTGACTAAACATGGTCATTCGGCGGAACCCATTCATGGTGACCTTGCCCAAAGCTTGCGCACGGAAACGCTAGAGCGGTTTAAAAACGGTGAGATTAAAGTCTTGGTCGCGAGTGACGTTGCAGCCCGGGGCCTTGATGTGCCGTCCGTATCGCATGTCTTTAACTATGACGTTCCTGGCCATGCAGAGGATTACGTGCACCGTATTGGCCGTACAGGCCGTGCGGGCCGCAAAGGGGATACAGTCATGTTCGTCGCGCGCCTTGATCAAAAGAATTATGAAGCCATTCTTCACATGATTAAAGTAGACGAAATCGAGGAGATGGAAATCCCAGGACTGGAAGATTTCCAGAAAGAAGACAAATCACGGGGCCGTAAAGGTGGGCGCGGCGCTAAGGGTGGACGAGGTGATAAAGGCGGACGCAGCGGTGGACGAGATAGCAAGCGACGCTCATCAGGCGGACGTGACCGTAATTACGGCGAAAAAGAACGCGAGATAAAAAAGCACGAAGCCGCTAAGTCCAAAGCCGAGGATATGGTTTCAGATGACAAACCCAAACGCAGTGTCGCTAAAGATGACAGCCGTCGTCGCAAGGCCCCGCCGGGTCGGAAGAAAGCACCCACGGGTAAAGCCGAGAAGACGGCGCCTGTAGAAACGACGGCATCAGAGGCGCCCGCTAAAACTTCGGGTCGTCGGAAGGCCCCTGCCCGCCGCAAAGCCCCAAGCCGCAGCGGTTCAACTGAAAACACGTCAAAAGAGACCTCTGCTAAAAATCAGAGCACAGAGGATAGCAAGCGCGCGCCAAAACGTGGAAGTCGCAAAGCCCCGGACGGCAATAGTGATAAGCGCGATAGCAAGTCGTCAACTAATCATAGGGACAAGAAACAATCCCGCGACACCAATCAGACTGAGAAACGTCAAGACGGACATGCTAAAAAATCTAATTCTCGGTCAGAACCCGCCAAAGCGAAACCGGCTAGAACACGCGAAGATCAAGCCCGCGAGAATGACCGCCAAAACAAACGCCGCGGTCGCGGTCAGGACAAAGGCGGTAAATCATCCGTCTCAGGTTTCGGCGATGACATGCCCGCCTTTTTCAAAACGCCGCTGAAGTAG
- a CDS encoding FAD-dependent oxidoreductase gives MLTDIMAGRLHIGISGCGIGGMATALMMSRAGHNVQIFDRFTTPEPLGSGLVIQPVGLNVLKFLGLSDVILARGHKIFKMFGTECDSKRAVLNVDYGPPGGATFGIGIHRASLFDALYQALMKSSVTIIGGTSITSTQHASNKRTLTSEDGRVHGPFDLVIDASGAHSPLSPIKSRPLGYGALWGAVAWPDRTNLPTGRLSQSYQKAHHMLGVLPIGTMPGSNKQCAAIFWSEPRERLSDWYQSDLDAWKAKTIALWSEFAPFVAQIKSHSDMTAARYSHGTLMRPFGNHIAYIGDSAHQASPQLGQGANMALLDAKALADSLDEYDDIGMALGQYAAARRYHVGLYQLFSAVFTPFYQSNSRVLPKLRDNVMNPMS, from the coding sequence ATGCTAACAGACATTATGGCTGGTCGTCTTCATATTGGCATCTCGGGCTGCGGTATCGGCGGTATGGCGACGGCGCTCATGATGTCGCGCGCTGGCCATAACGTCCAGATTTTTGACCGCTTTACGACGCCTGAACCGCTTGGCTCAGGGCTGGTGATACAACCCGTCGGGCTTAATGTGTTGAAATTCTTAGGACTGTCCGATGTTATCCTCGCGCGAGGTCACAAAATATTTAAGATGTTTGGTACGGAATGTGACAGTAAACGTGCCGTTCTAAACGTCGATTACGGCCCGCCGGGCGGCGCTACATTCGGCATTGGCATTCACCGTGCGAGCTTGTTTGATGCGCTCTACCAAGCCCTTATGAAATCATCCGTCACCATTATTGGCGGCACATCAATCACCTCTACCCAGCACGCCAGCAATAAGAGAACACTGACCTCTGAAGACGGCAGAGTTCACGGCCCTTTCGATCTGGTCATTGATGCCTCTGGCGCGCATTCACCGCTAAGCCCGATAAAGAGCCGTCCACTTGGCTACGGCGCCTTATGGGGCGCTGTGGCATGGCCTGACCGCACAAACCTCCCAACGGGCCGGCTCAGTCAATCTTATCAAAAAGCCCACCATATGCTCGGTGTCCTGCCCATTGGCACGATGCCGGGCAGCAACAAACAATGCGCAGCTATATTTTGGAGCGAGCCACGAGAGCGCCTGTCTGATTGGTATCAGAGTGATTTGGACGCCTGGAAAGCCAAAACAATTGCGCTTTGGTCAGAGTTTGCGCCCTTTGTCGCGCAGATTAAATCCCACAGCGATATGACAGCGGCCCGTTATAGCCACGGTACGTTGATGCGCCCTTTCGGCAATCACATTGCCTATATCGGGGATAGCGCCCACCAAGCCAGCCCGCAATTAGGACAAGGCGCGAATATGGCCCTGCTTGATGCAAAAGCGCTCGCAGACAGTCTGGATGAATATGATGATATTGGTATGGCGTTAGGGCAATATGCGGCCGCACGGCGCTATCATGTCGGGCTTTATCAATTGTTTAGTGCGGTTTTTACGCCGTTTTATCAATCCAATAGTCGTGTGCTGCCTAAATTACGCGACAATGTCATGAACCCAATGAGTTAA